One region of Thunnus thynnus chromosome 14, fThuThy2.1, whole genome shotgun sequence genomic DNA includes:
- the galm gene encoding aldose 1-epimerase isoform X1 translates to MTQVSHQQWGEVSSLGSVDLWILQSSQVRVEVLTLGAIIRSVCSRGKHGQMEDVVLGYDDLEGYVSDKRYLGAVVGRVANRIAHGHFVVEGKDYQLDINNGPNALHGGLRGFNKAIWLATAVESGVQLSLTSPDGDQGYPGEVQVSVTYTLQGETLTAEYQARSTKTTPINLTNHSYFNLAGQGAADIYDHEVSISAQSYLPVDDTSIPTGEIRAVEGSPFDLRKPVLIGSRLKVIPGPGFDHNFCLSSPGDPWTRKHAARVCHPASGRVLEVSTSQPGVQFYTANFLDGSITGKGGARYRKHSSFCLETQNWPDAVNQASFPDCLLRPGEEYRHITCFIFTTV, encoded by the exons ATGACTCAGGTAAGCCATCAGCAGTGGGGAGAGGTGTCCAGCCTGGGCAGTGTGGACCTGTGGATCCTCCAGTCTTCCCAGGTGCGGGTGGAGGTCCTCACCCTGGGTGCAATTATCAGGTCTGTGTGCAGCAGAGGGAAGCACGGGCAGATGGAAGATGTGGTCTTGGGCTATGATGACCTGGAAG gtTATGTGTCAGATAAGAGGTATCTTGGAGCTGTGGTGGGCCGTGTGGCCAACAGGATCGCACATGGACACTTTGTAGTGGAGGGAAAAGACTACCAACTAGATATCAACAATGGACCTAATGCACTGCATGGAGGGCTCCGAGGCTTCAATAAG GCTATCTGGCTTGCTACAGCAGTGGAAAGTGGTGTACAGTTGAGTCTTACCAGTCCAGATGGAGACCAGGGTTATCCTGGAGAGGTGCAGGTCTCGGTCACCTACACTCTACAG GGGGAAACTCTGACTGCTGAATACCAAGCCCGGTCCACTAAAACCACCCCTATTAACCTCACCAACCACTCATACTTCAACCTGGCAGGACAG GGTGCAGCAGACATCTATGACCATGAAGTGTCCATCAGTGCTCAGTCTTACCTGCCAGTGGATGACACATCGATTCCTACAG GAGAGATCAGAGCAGTGGAAGGATCACCCTTTGACCTAAGAAAGCCTGTTCTGATAGGCTCTCGGCTAAAGGTAATTCCAGGTCCGGGATTTGACCACAACTTTTGTCTGTCATCACCTGGAGACCCCTGGACAAGGAAACATGCTGCCAG GGTGTGTCACCCAGCCAGTGGGCGTGTCCTGGAGGTTTCAACTAGCCAACCAGGGGTCCAGTTCTACACAGCCAACTTCCTGGATGGCTCCATAACAGGAAAGGGCGGGGCTAGGTACAGGAAGCACAGCTCCTTCTGTCTGGAGACCCAGAATTGGCCTGATGCTGTCAACCAG gcttCATTTCCTGACTGTCTTCTGCGTCCTGGTGAGGAATACCGACACATCACTTGCTTCATCTTCACCACTGTCTGA
- the galm gene encoding aldose 1-epimerase isoform X2, with product MTQVSHQQWGEVSSLGSVDLWILQSSQVRVEVLTLGAIIRSVCSRGKHGQMEDVVLGYDDLEGYVSDKRYLGAVVGRVANRIAHGHFVVEGKDYQLDINNGPNALHGGLRGFNKAIWLATAVESGVQLSLTSPDGDQGYPGEVQVSVTYTLQGAADIYDHEVSISAQSYLPVDDTSIPTGEIRAVEGSPFDLRKPVLIGSRLKVIPGPGFDHNFCLSSPGDPWTRKHAARVCHPASGRVLEVSTSQPGVQFYTANFLDGSITGKGGARYRKHSSFCLETQNWPDAVNQASFPDCLLRPGEEYRHITCFIFTTV from the exons ATGACTCAGGTAAGCCATCAGCAGTGGGGAGAGGTGTCCAGCCTGGGCAGTGTGGACCTGTGGATCCTCCAGTCTTCCCAGGTGCGGGTGGAGGTCCTCACCCTGGGTGCAATTATCAGGTCTGTGTGCAGCAGAGGGAAGCACGGGCAGATGGAAGATGTGGTCTTGGGCTATGATGACCTGGAAG gtTATGTGTCAGATAAGAGGTATCTTGGAGCTGTGGTGGGCCGTGTGGCCAACAGGATCGCACATGGACACTTTGTAGTGGAGGGAAAAGACTACCAACTAGATATCAACAATGGACCTAATGCACTGCATGGAGGGCTCCGAGGCTTCAATAAG GCTATCTGGCTTGCTACAGCAGTGGAAAGTGGTGTACAGTTGAGTCTTACCAGTCCAGATGGAGACCAGGGTTATCCTGGAGAGGTGCAGGTCTCGGTCACCTACACTCTACAG GGTGCAGCAGACATCTATGACCATGAAGTGTCCATCAGTGCTCAGTCTTACCTGCCAGTGGATGACACATCGATTCCTACAG GAGAGATCAGAGCAGTGGAAGGATCACCCTTTGACCTAAGAAAGCCTGTTCTGATAGGCTCTCGGCTAAAGGTAATTCCAGGTCCGGGATTTGACCACAACTTTTGTCTGTCATCACCTGGAGACCCCTGGACAAGGAAACATGCTGCCAG GGTGTGTCACCCAGCCAGTGGGCGTGTCCTGGAGGTTTCAACTAGCCAACCAGGGGTCCAGTTCTACACAGCCAACTTCCTGGATGGCTCCATAACAGGAAAGGGCGGGGCTAGGTACAGGAAGCACAGCTCCTTCTGTCTGGAGACCCAGAATTGGCCTGATGCTGTCAACCAG gcttCATTTCCTGACTGTCTTCTGCGTCCTGGTGAGGAATACCGACACATCACTTGCTTCATCTTCACCACTGTCTGA